Below is a genomic region from Bacillus mycoides.
TCGTTCGCGCACTCGGGGAATTTGGTGCTACTTTAATGTTTGCAGGAAATATACCTGGCAAAACACAAACGATTCCAACTGCAATTTATATGGCTATTGATGCAAGTAATATGCAACTCGCTTGGACTCTTGTCATCATAACAATTAGCATGTCATTACTATTTTTATTATGTATTCAAATCATTAACAAGCGAATTACCACTTCCTAAAGCAGTTTTCGACAAAAGCTGCTTTTTTTATTTCCCGAAAAATAAAATGACCTAACTAATGACTGAATTTTATTTCTTATTTAAATATACATTTTATTTGAATTCACTTTCTAAAATAGGTAATTTCCTGTTATTATATGAAAGTGTTTCAAAAAGTGAAGAAATGAAAACGCATTTATATCGTAAGTTCTTCATCCTGTTTTAGCGATCGGTAATCTTCTACTCTATTAGTGGGGCATTACCGATCGTTAGAACGATATGTAATTATATTGGTATAGAAAACCGAAGGGAGTCTTGTAATGGACATTTTATTAGCGCTTCTTCCTGCAATCGCATGGGGAAACATCTTATTAGTAAGCGTAAAAATGGGCGGTGGTGCATATAGCCAAACGGTAGGTATGACAATCGGTGCTCTATTCTTCGCAACAGTTATGTATGTATTTACTCAACCAGCTTTAACAATGACAGTCTTGATTGTTGGTTTTATTTCAGGTTTATTCTGGGCTTTAGGACAAGTAAACCAATTAAAAACAGTTGAAAAACTAGGTGTTTCAACTACTGTAACGATTTCTACTGGTATGCAACTTGTTGCAACTTCTATCTTTGGGGTTATCGCTTTCCGTGAGTGGACTACTACAACAACGATTGTTCTGGGAACGATTGCAATCCTATTAATCGTAGTTGGTGTTGTATTCACATCACTAGATGATAAAGAAAATGCACAGCCACCAGGACAATTGAAAAAGGGACTTCTTACTTTAATTGTTTCTACTTTCGGTTATCTTGTATATGTAATTATTATTCGTTGGTATAACATTGATGGTTGGTCTGCTATTTTACCACAGGCAGTTGGTATGTTCGTTGGTGCGGTTGTACTGACGTCTAAACATAAACCATTTAACAAATATGCAATGCGTAATGCTTTATCTGGTTTACTATGGGGAACAGGAAACTTATTCTTACTTCTTTCATTACCACGTGTCGGAGTAGCGACAAGCTTCCCATTATCTCAAACTGGAATCGTTATCTCAACATTCGGTGCGATTGTCTTCTTAGGTGAAAAGAAAACAAAACGTCAATTGATCTTTATTGCACTAGGTAGTGTTTTAATTATCGGCGGCGCTGTATTGCTTGGTATGACAAAAGCATAAATTCACACTATATTTAACCCCCCTGAAACGTATATGCTTCAGGGGGGTTTTTGATTACAATTATTTTCTAAATATAATTATTTACACGTTCTCGCTCTTTATGGTTTTTCTTCCATTCTAGCAAGCCATCGATACATAAAAATAGATTAATAATAGCTAATACTAACATGACGTATAAGCCCGTTGAAATATAAATCACAATGCTAACTATGTTATACAAAATCCATAAATGCCAATTTTCTAAGATTTTTCGGCTCAGCATAAATTGAGCTACTAATCCTAATACAGCGTTTAAAGCATCTAAATATGGATTTGTCGATTCTAAATAACGGACTTGATAATATCCCCAACCAATCCAAGCAACTAAAATAAAAAGTATATAAATAATCCATCCTTTCAAATCTAAGCGAACTGTCGGCTTTACCTTCTCCTCTCCACTACGCGCAATCCAGTAATACCAACCGTACACATTAAATATAAATTGGAAGGCTGCTAATACTGCCATTGCGTATAAGCCTTGTGTAGTGAAAATATACAGAAATACCGCAACTGTAATCATCCCAAATAAAAAGTTTGATACCTTTTCCCTTGCAAGTAACCAAACATTAATAATCCCCATAACCGATGCGAAAATTTCAATATAACTTGATCGGATATAGAATCCAACTAATATGCAAATAATACTAGAAATGAGTAAAAAAAGTGGACTTCTAACCATATTTATCTCTCCCCAGATATGTAATAAACTCCCTATCAACAGTATAAGAAATAACTCTTATACTTACTATAAATTTTCTCCTGTAAAACCCCCCACTCATCTATTCCACTTACGATAAGCCGTTTCTTTTTACAAAATTCTCTTAAAAATGGTATCGTTTTTTATAACATATTCTCATCAGAAAGGAATAAAGGATATGCCTAATAAACATCGAATTTTATTTATTGGTGCCGGTCGTATGGCAGAAGCTATATTTACTGGACTACTTACAACAAGTAAAGAATACATCGAAGAAATTATTGTTTCCAACCGAAGTAACATAGAAAAACTAACGCAATTACAAACTCAATATGATCTATCGATTACAACAGATTGGAAACAGCATATTAAATCTGTAGATACAATCGTTTTAGCAATGCCGCCTGTCGCACATGAACAGCTATTAGCGGATCTATCCCCTCTTCTAACTAATCAATTTGTCGTGACAGTTGCTGCCGGAATCGGACCATCTTATCTAGAAGAAAGACTTCCCCAAGGGACACCTGTTGCTTGGATTATGCCAAATACAGCTGCTGGGATTGGAAAGTCTATCTCCTTATATACGACGGGACATTCTGTAGATGAAACACATCAAGAAACGTTACAACTTCTTTTAAAAGGTATCGGTACCTCACAGTTTTGTACCGAAGAGGAAGTTCACCAACTTACCGCAGTTACTGGTAGTGCACCCGCTTTTCTCTATCACTTTGCTGAAGGTTTAATTGAAGCAACGAAAAGCTATGGGATTGATGAGGAAACAGCAAAACACCTTGTCATTCAAATGATTGCTGGCTCTGCCGCTATGCTCCAGCAAAATCAGGATCCAGCTATGCTCCGCGAACAAGTAACAACACCAGGAGGCTCAACGGCTGAAGGCTTAAAAGTTCTATATGAAAATAATTTTTCAGAAGTCATTCAACAAGCAGTTGAAGCGACCAATAAAAAAGCTAGGGGGAATTAATATGACTTTAACAAGTTTAAACGACTATACAACATTACATAACGGCGTGAAAATGCCTTGGTTCGGCTTGGGTGTTTTTAAAGTTGAAGATGGTACAGAAGTAATTGATTCTGTAAAAGCAGCTATAAAAAATGGATACCGTAGTATCGATACTGCTGCGATATATAAAAACGAAGAAGGCGTTGGACAGGCAATTCAAGAATCTGGTATTCCTCGTGAAGAGTTATTCATCACTTCAAAAGTGTGGAATAGTGATCAAGGTTACGAGTCAACACTACAAGCATTTGAAACTACATTAGAAAAATTAGGTCTGGAATATTTAGATCTATATTTAGTACATTGGCCTGTAAAAGGAAAATACACTGAATCATGGAAAGCTTTAGAGCAGCTTTATAAAGATGGTCGTGTTCGTGCTATCGGTGTGAGTAATTTCCATATTCACCATTTGCAAGACGTATTTGAAATTGCAGAAATTAAACCAATGGTTAACCAAGTGGAATACCACCCACGTTTAGCACAAGAAGAATTACATGCCTTCTGTAAAGAACATAACATCCAGCTTGAAGCTTGGTCACCATTAATGCAGGGGCAGCTACTTAATCACCCAACATTACAAGAAATCGCTACGAAATATAATAAATCGACTGCACAAGTTATTTTACGTTGGGATCTACAAAATGAAGTTGTAACAATCCCTAAGTCTATTAAAGAACACCGCATTATTGAAAATGCAAACATCTTTGACTTTGAATTAAGCTCGGATGATATGAAAGCAATTCAAGCTTTAAATGAAAATCATCGCGTTGGTCCAGATCCAGATAACTTTAACTTCTAGTAGGGAAACCACTGCCATATGCAGTGGTTTTTTTAAAAAAATAAAACTGAAAATTTAAACTATATTCCATTTGATTGACACTTCATTATCTAAGGTGTAAGATTTTGAATTATCAAAGAAACACAAAAATTAATAAAATTCATTTGTTTACTCATTGTATCAAGAGAGGTGGAGGGACTGGCCCTTTGAAACCTCGGCAGCAGGTTCATTTTGAATACTGTGCCACTTCCTGCAAGCTTTGTGCTTGAAAGATAGAATGAGGGACTTCGTTTATATACGGGTGCATAACTTGTACGTAAAAATCCCTCTTTCTCAATATGAAAAGAGGGATTTTTTGTTTTTCATTTCCCTCATCATCATCCAATCTTATTAACTATTTAGGAGGAAAATCAAATGAAAAAGAAGTTTGTACCCGGTATTGCATCAGTTGTAGGAGTAAGTATTTTATTATCTGGTTGCGGTAGTTATAAAAACGAAGCGAGCGGAGCAAATGCAAAAGATGAGGCACCTAGTAAGCAAGTTTTAAACTTATCTTCTCCTACTGAGATTCGAACAATGGATACGGCTCGTGCTACAGATACTGATTCTGGTCAAGTAATGAGAAACGTATTTGAAGGTTTATACAATCTTGGTGAAGGTAATAAACCTGTTCCTGGCGTTGCGAAATCTCATGAAGTAAGTGCTGATAAAACGAAATACACATTCCATTTACGAGATTCAAAATGGTCGAACGGCACACCTGTAACAGCGAAAGATTTTGTCTTCGCTTGGCAAAGAGCTGTCGATCCAGCAACAGCTTCTGAATATGCTTTTTTATTCCTGGATATTAAAAACGCTAAAAAAATTAATAGCAAAGAACTCCCATCCGATCAACTTGGTATAAAAGCAGTTGATGACCATACGTTTGAAGTAGAATTAGAGCGCCCTGTTCCGTATTTTATTAGCTTAACGGCGTTCCCAACATTTCTACCAATCAACGAGGAATTCTTTAAAGCACAAGGTGATAAGTACGCTTTAGAAGATAACAAAATCTTGTACAACGGAGCTTTTACACTAAGCGATTGGAAGCATGAACAAAGCTTTAAATTTAAGAAAAACCCTACCTATTGGGATAAAGATAATGTCAAACTCG
It encodes:
- a CDS encoding GRP family sugar transporter gives rise to the protein MDILLALLPAIAWGNILLVSVKMGGGAYSQTVGMTIGALFFATVMYVFTQPALTMTVLIVGFISGLFWALGQVNQLKTVEKLGVSTTVTISTGMQLVATSIFGVIAFREWTTTTTIVLGTIAILLIVVGVVFTSLDDKENAQPPGQLKKGLLTLIVSTFGYLVYVIIIRWYNIDGWSAILPQAVGMFVGAVVLTSKHKPFNKYAMRNALSGLLWGTGNLFLLLSLPRVGVATSFPLSQTGIVISTFGAIVFLGEKKTKRQLIFIALGSVLIIGGAVLLGMTKA
- the pnuC gene encoding nicotinamide riboside transporter PnuC, whose amino-acid sequence is MVRSPLFLLISSIICILVGFYIRSSYIEIFASVMGIINVWLLAREKVSNFLFGMITVAVFLYIFTTQGLYAMAVLAAFQFIFNVYGWYYWIARSGEEKVKPTVRLDLKGWIIYILFILVAWIGWGYYQVRYLESTNPYLDALNAVLGLVAQFMLSRKILENWHLWILYNIVSIVIYISTGLYVMLVLAIINLFLCIDGLLEWKKNHKERERVNNYI
- the proC gene encoding pyrroline-5-carboxylate reductase, which translates into the protein MPNKHRILFIGAGRMAEAIFTGLLTTSKEYIEEIIVSNRSNIEKLTQLQTQYDLSITTDWKQHIKSVDTIVLAMPPVAHEQLLADLSPLLTNQFVVTVAAGIGPSYLEERLPQGTPVAWIMPNTAAGIGKSISLYTTGHSVDETHQETLQLLLKGIGTSQFCTEEEVHQLTAVTGSAPAFLYHFAEGLIEATKSYGIDEETAKHLVIQMIAGSAAMLQQNQDPAMLREQVTTPGGSTAEGLKVLYENNFSEVIQQAVEATNKKARGN
- a CDS encoding aldo/keto reductase produces the protein MTLTSLNDYTTLHNGVKMPWFGLGVFKVEDGTEVIDSVKAAIKNGYRSIDTAAIYKNEEGVGQAIQESGIPREELFITSKVWNSDQGYESTLQAFETTLEKLGLEYLDLYLVHWPVKGKYTESWKALEQLYKDGRVRAIGVSNFHIHHLQDVFEIAEIKPMVNQVEYHPRLAQEELHAFCKEHNIQLEAWSPLMQGQLLNHPTLQEIATKYNKSTAQVILRWDLQNEVVTIPKSIKEHRIIENANIFDFELSSDDMKAIQALNENHRVGPDPDNFNF